One Oryza sativa Japonica Group chromosome 8, ASM3414082v1 DNA window includes the following coding sequences:
- the LOC107275601 gene encoding putative F-box/LRR-repeat protein 9 — translation MESMLLPPESRDWSELPMDAFSVIFAKLGAIELLMGAGLVCHSWLHAAKLPHLWQCVEMVHHEALSLKEPIVMSEMARAAVDRSDGRLEAFEGQWFVNDGLLNYIRDRSPKLKRLCLVSCYSVYKEAFIEFIAKCPLIEDIALINCGSVVFHALNVITGKSFPQLKRFELRTAFERPCYGCDVPLGIPTVRHLQHLILGGIIDIDNEEPPALTLILLASGSAMSSRSSMLRTLRAKCAKIKIRTEASLLP, via the exons ATGGAAAGCATGCTGCTACCGCCGGAGAGCAGGGACTGGTCGGAGCTGCCGATGGACGCGTTCTCGGTGATCTTCGCCAAGCTCGGCGCCATCGAGCTCCTCATGGGCGCCGGCCTCGTGTGCCACTCATGGCTGCACGCCGCCAAGCTGCCTCACCTGTGGCAATGCGTGGAGATGGTTCACCACGAGGCCCTGAGCCTGAAGGAACCCATTGTCATGTCCGAAATGGCTAGGGCGGCCGTGGACCGCTCTGATGGCCGGCTTGAGGCGTTCGAGGGGCAGTGGTTTGTTAACGATGGGCTGCTCAACTATATACGGGACAG GTCACCGAAGCTGAAGCGCCTGTGCCTTGTCTCATGCTACAGTGTCTACAAGGAAGCGTTCATCGAGTTCATAGCAAAGTGTCCGCTGATAGAGGACATCGCCCTCATCAACTGTGGAAGTGTCGTCTTCCACGCTTTGAATGTGATCACCGGAAAATCATTCCCGCAGCTGAAGCGGTTCGAGCTACGAACGGCATTTGAGCGACCTTGTTACGGGTGCGATGTGCCGCTGGGGATTCCAACGGTGCGCCACCTGCAACACCTGATTTTAGGGGGCATCATCGACATCGACAACGAAGAGCCCCCTGCCCTCACCTTGATCTTATTGGCATCAGGGAGTGCTATGAGCTCAAGGTCGTCGATGCTACGTACCCTGCGAGCAAAGTGTGCCAAGATCAAGATACGTACTGAAGCTTCCCTGCTACCTTGA
- the LOC107276736 gene encoding putative F-box/LRR-repeat protein 23: MGAGLVCHSWLQAAKLPHLWRCVDMSHSHPRDVSRRNCAMAKVAVDRSGGKLEVFKGKRFVTNNLLTYVADRSSIAYLNFYAVYIFARIIYYFIYRSPCLKCLYLESCTSVSNKGLTELITKCPMLEDLTLYSCRNIDGDVFVVAGKACRRMKRLHVRWCGALPAYFDGDEPVGIATMRELRHLTLEGIGVSQEKLMAIVDGCPQLDLLHVSGCPGLAAVDDALQAKCAGIKSLTLRPYQELEVWK; this comes from the exons ATGGGCGCCGGCCTCGTGTGCCACTCGTGGCTCCAAGCTGCCAAGCTGCCTCACCTATGGCGATGCGTCGACATGTCGCACTCGCACCCCCGGGACGTGTCGCGGAGAAATTGCGCCATGGCGAAGGTCGCCGTGGACCGCTCCGGCGGGAAGCTCGAGGTGTTCAAGGGGAAGAGGTTTGTTACCAATAATCTCCTCACCTATGTCGCAGACAG ATCATCAATTGCGTACTTGAATTTCTATGCTGTTTACATTTTTGCAcgaattatatattattttatttacagGTCACCTTGTCTGAAGTGTCTTTACCTCGAGTCATGCACAAGTGTCTCCAACAAAGGACTCACCGAGCTCATCACGAAATGTCCGATGCTAGAGGACTTGACGCTCTACAGCTGCAGAAATATCGACGGCGACGTCTTCGTGGTCGCCGGCAAGGCGTGCCGTCGCATGAAGCGTCTCCACGTACGCTGGTGCGGAGCGTTACCTGCCTACTTCGACGGCGACGAGCCGGTCGGGATCGCGACGATGCGCGAGCTGCGACACCTGACGCTCGAAGGCATCGGCGTCAGCCAGGAGAAGCTGATGGCCATTGTCGATGGCTGCCCTCAGCTGGATCTCCTCCACGTGAGCGGGTgccccggcctcgccgccgtcgacgacgcccTGCAAGCCAAGTGCGCCGGCATCAAGTCGTTGACGCTTCGCCCCTACCAGGAACTGGAAGTCTGGAAGTGA